The sequence ccgaacaaaagaactgccgtctgtaaatatttccatgtcaggattgtctaatggggtatccattagatcctcccgagctgcatagtttaaggttaggaattgggaacaatcgtgatcaggtgtttcatcttccttctcaggaaggaaagtggcaggatttaaatttccacaaactttaagcttagttactggtccttctaacaacagtgactgatatttaagaagcctactgtctgtcatccaaatattaaccttagaatttaagattccactcacatcatgagaagtcaatacagtaaggtttcgcccattaattatttttaaagcttcaggtgctaataaagccgctgccccaattactcttaggcagtggggccacccacgtgcaattacatctatttctttgcttagataagcaataggttgctggtgaggtccccggggttgtgtcaaaactcccaaggccataccttttcttttagtgacaaacaggttaaattctgaccctgtgggcaaactcaaagccggagcttgcaggagagcagtctgaagaaccttaaaagccttttgggtatctggagaccaaaccagtttgtcggtttgggcctgctgagtttcagctataagtttatataaaggccgggcaagttccccatagctcggaatccaaatacgacagtagcctgtgattctcaaaaatcctctcaattgtcttaaagtcataggtaggggatggtttagtataggtttaattctctcagggcctatggccctagtcccttctgagatgattaggcccagatatctaacagattgttgacaaagctgagccttttctcttgatgccttgtaaccgcagcctgccagaaagtttaagaaatcttctgaggctcgtgaacaagcttcctctgtctcagcacagagcaaaatatcatctacatattgtaacactaccgcttcagagctattaaagttttgtagatctcgtgacaaactttgtccaaataagtgaggactgtcacgaaatccctggggcaaaactgtccaggttaactgggaagctggctgtgtggggtcttcaaaagcaaatagaaattgactttcctctgccaaaggtactgaatagaaggcatcttttaaatcaattactgaaaaatatttggctcgttcaggaatttcagacaatagagtgcggggagcggcttgaaagagctgactctgggagctgccttgattgattgtcgagggtctgttcgcagacatagctctctgtcccgccacccctctgaaatttactatccaagttaactcctaacagaccattagtgagccttgaatgcacacaaggtgcagatagatggctttgcacgactgcccttaagataagtaggatgcctttggcgccaggagagagctctggtgcttgttatcttaaagatgatgtacatggggaagaattttctttgggatgcctctcttcttggtttagtatatatgtaaccctgagaaataaagaatcatcgttgactgcagcgatcctctcgaccccatctgttctgtctccttttttcttagcctaaaggaacgcgtcgtgttgctcgctgaaatcttccggctggcccggcaagtggcgcccaacgtggggctcgaCGAAAGTTCCTTGCGGCCGCTGCCCGTTGAAACTATTAAGGTAAGTAAGAGTGTGTGTACTTGTATATTGAGGGGCAGAAAAGAATATTGTCGAGAGTATAAACCATGGGACAAGATAATAGTCGTCAGTTGTTTGTGCATATGTTACAGATAATGTTAAAGGATCGGGGAATGCAGGTTACTAAAACAAAATTGCAGACTTTTCTTAGTTTTGTTGAGGAAGTATGTCCCTGGTTTCCACAGGAAGGGACTATGAGTTTAGAGATATGAAAAAAGATagagaaacagattcaaacaTATTATACTCTCCACAGACCTAATAAGGTTCCTgtggaaacattttcattatggtCTTTAATAAGAGACTGCCTTGATTTTGAACATGAGGAAGGGAGTAAATTAAAACACATGCTCCCACCCGAAGAACCAATTTATGCTACTCCTAAAGTTTATGCTACTCCTAAAGGGAAAGGACCCACAAACTTTGAATTAGAATCTGCAAAACCTTTGAAGGAAAATGAGGGAACGCTGACTCCAGAGGATGAGGAAAGTTTAGAGGAACAGGCAGCTGCTTATCATAAGGATGATCATTGGGAATTACTTGTAACTGACAATTCGAATGTGCAGGCAGCAGCTGCCCCTCCGACAAAGGGTCTGGAGGCACTCATgcagaaattattaataacaataaagaaagaaataaaaagggaaggtaGAGATGAAGGCGCTGGTGCAATCTCTACTGCGCCTCCTGCTTATGCACCCTCAACTATTGCTAGATTAGATCCTCCACCTATTTCCAAACCTGAAAATTTGTTGAATATAACTCGTGAATCACACAGTTTGTCCCCCTTGCAAAAGGCTATGCAACAGGCCCAAAGAGCTGGAGAAACTGTTCAGGGATTCTCCGCTACTTTCCCGGTATTCGAGCATGAAAACCAAAGGTATTATGAAGCTTTACCTTTCAAACAactaaaggaattaaaaattgCCTGTGCTCAATATGGACCTACGGCTCCTTTTACCCAGACCATGATAGAGAGTCTAGGAGGTCAAAATTTGCCACCTAGTGATTGGAAACAAATTGCAAGAGCTTGCTTATCAGGAGGGGACTATTTATTATGGAAATCAGAATTTACAGAACAATGTGGCCATATAGCTGAACTAAACCAGCGACAAGAGATCAATACTACATATGAAATGTTGGTAGGGGAAGGGGCCTACCAAAATACCAATGCTCAATTGAACTATTTGCCTGGAGCATATGCTCAAATTTCTAATGCTGCTCGACAGGCTTGGAAAAAGCTCCCTTGCTCTAGTAATAAGACTGAGGATCTTTCAAAAATTCGTCAGGGGCCTGATGAACCATATCAAGATTTTGTGGCTCGTCTTCTTAAAGCAGTAGGTAAGATTATAGCTGATGAGCAGGCTGGAATAGTGCTTACTAAACAATTAgcctatgaaaatgcaaattctgccTGTCAGGCTGCACTTAGACCGTACAGAAAAAAGGGAGGTCTATCAGATTACATTCGTATATGTGCTGATTTCGGACCTTCCTATATGCAGGGTATTACCCTGGCTGCAGCTTTACAAGGTAAAAGTATAAAAGAAGTATTATATcaacagcaaatgaaaaataaacgaGGATTACCTAGTAGAAAAAATGCTGGCTGTTTTGTTTGTGGCCAGCCTAGACATCGTGCTGCCTTTTGCCCCCAACGAGCCAATTCAGGAAATataaaaactcctaatttatgcccTAGGTgtaaaaaaggaagacattgggcaaaagattgtaaatctaaaattgATGTCCAGGGCCACCCACTTCCCTCGCAGtcgggaaactgggtgaggggccagcccctggccccGAAACAATGTTATGGGGCAATGCAGGGAAATCAGATGGTAGAAGGCGAGTTACAGATTTGTTCAGAGCCACCTCAGGGAGCGCAGGCTTGGACCTCTGTTCCTCCTCCTACACGGTACTGACTCCCGAAATGGGAATGCAGGCTCTGCCCACTGGGGTATACGGCCCTTTGCCTGATGGAACCGTCGGACTTTTGCTTGGACGTAGCAGCTCCACCATAAAAGGACTGCTCATAGCTCCTGGAGTAATTGATGCTGATTATACAGGAGAAATCAGAATTATGGCCCATTCCCCACAATGCATTACCACCATAGCTAGTGGACAGCGTATAGCTCAATTGATATTGGTCCCTGCAGTGCAAACAGGAAAAGCATTGGCTTCCAGGAGAGGGGAAGGTGCCTTTGGATCCTCTGACGCCTACTGGGTCCAGGCAATAACTAATAATCGTCCTGagttcacattaaaaataaatggaaagttctTTACAGGCATTCTGGACACAGGAGCTGATGTTTCTGTTATTGCTGAGAGACACTGGCCCCGAGAATGGCCTAAACAGATAGCTATATCAACATTGCAAGGAATTGGTCAAACTAATAACCCTGAACAAAGTACAGAGCTGTTACATTGGACTGACCATGAGGGTCACGAAGGAGACATTAGACCTTAtctcctcccaaacctccctGTAAATTTGTGGGGACGAGATGTTATGACTCATATGGGAGTATATTTATACAGCCCCAGTGATCAGGTTAGCAATCAGCTTTTAGATCAAGGGCTTCTTCCCACCTCGGGACTTGGAAGAAATAATCAGGGAACTGTTGCGCCTGTTCAGACAAAAAGGTTACCAAAAAGAAGTGGACTTGGGTATTTTTAGAAGGGACCTCTGATCCTCCTGTAATTCACGCAGATCCTATTACTTGGAAGTCTGAGGAGCCTGTGTGGGTTGATCAGTGGcccctttccaaagagaaaattgacGCTGCCCAACAACTGGTGCAGGAACAGTTACAATTGGGACATATTGAACAGTCTAATTCACCTTGGAATTCGCCCATTtttgttattaagaaaaaatcTGGGAAATGGAGGCTTTTGCAGGATCTGCGAAAGGTTAATGAAACTATGGAAGTCATGGGAGCATTACAACCAGGATTGCCTTCTCCCATGGCTATTCCTAGGAATGCCCACATAATAATCCTAGATTTAAAAGACTGCTTTTATACTATTCCTCTAGCACCTCAAGATTGCCCTCGATTTGCTTTTAGTGTTCCATCTGTTAATTTTTCCCAACCAATGCGCAGGTATCATTGGAAAGTTTTGCCACAGGGTATGGCCAATAGCCCCACCTTGTGCCAGAAGTTTGTTGCAGCAGCATTGTTTACGGAGTTTTTCTGCTATGGGCCTACCTAAATGCatcaaaacagacaatggccctggaTATGTTGGCcgcaattttcaaaccttttgtgcCCAGCTGCGCATCGTACACAAGACTGAAATCCCATATAACCCACAGGGCCAAGGAATTGTTGAGCGGGCACATCAAACCCTTCAGCaccaactgaaaaaattaaaaagggggaGTTTGTATGCTATTACGCCTAACAATCTTCTTAGTcatgctttgtttgttttaaattttctgagccttgataaaaatggaaaatccgCAGCTCAACGTTTTTGGCACTATGATAATAAAAAGGCACGGCCATTAGTCAGGTGGAAAGACCCGCTAGAAGGCAGATGGCATGGGCCGGATCCAGTTCTAATATGGGGGAGAGGTCATGTTTGTGTTTTCCCGCAGAATGCCGAAGCGCCGCGCTGGCTCCCGGAAAGGTTGGTACGCACGGCAGAGGAGAGCACTGGAGGAGCGAATGAGACAGCTCACAATTCAGGAGACGGTCCCGCTGCCGACAGCTCAGCAGATACAGGCACTGTTACAGATGGCGTGTGAGAATGCTTCCAACCCTTCCCCTGCCTCTCCTACTAgtatattaatttcattattacTTCTTTTAAACCAGATAAGTTCCATGGAAGCCAGTATCTTCTGGGCGTATGTTCCTGATCCCCCTCTTTTACAGCCCGTTGGATGGGAAATGAGTTCTGTTCCTGTGTATGTGAATGACACAATACTTTTGGGGGGGTTTTCTGATAAGCATATTTTTCCACAGAATGCCAGTATTTCTTATACAGGGTTTTCTTTACAATTACCAATGTGCTTTTTCCGAAATCATAATGTTTCAGGATGTCTTACTGTTACAGATGCAGAATACTTTGGTTATGATTATGACCATGACCGCCGTAATTGGATAGTGGATATTCCTAGCATTACGAAATCCACAGGATATGCACGACGAGTCAATGGAACCGGACCTAAAGACATTCCATTTTGTGGCCTGGGGGTAAAAGGACGATATATAGCTGTGCCATGGAAACTTTGTAGAGATGAGATTGCTACTGTATATTCTATTACTAATGACACACATTCCCTTTGGGACTGGTCGCCAGACTCCAACAGGAACCCCGGCGGCAGACAACTTGCAGCTAGAATTTGGAATCTTGGTGGCACCACGGTGTATCAGACTGAGATATGGAAGCTGTTGGCTGCTTTCGGAACAGATGGGTCCCTTTTACAGACTGGAGGAAAGACCAAAGGAGTACTATCCTGGAGAGCGTATTGGTGGAATGAGACTTGGAGATATCCTCGGGCCTGCGTACCCTATCCCTTTATGATCCTTGTTGGCTCTGTGACTCTTTCTAAAAATGCTAGCCTATATCATGTTCATTGTTTTAATTGTACCCTGACTAATTGTATAAGAGGAATAAGAAATAATTCTGGAGTCTTGATAGTTAAACAACCACCTTTTGTTATGTTGCCTGTAAATCTTACTGAGCCTTGGTATGAAGAGTCAGGGCTTGAGCTGTGGAATAAGGTGCGTACAGCCCTTGCTAGGCCACGAAGGGGGATAGGATTAATAATTCTAGGAGTAGTAACGCTTATAACTTTAATTGCTTCTGCTGTTACTGCTTCTGTATCTTTAGCTCAATCTGTGCATACTGCTGGCATTGTAGACGATTTGGCAAAAAACACTTCAAAAGCTTTAGGGATTCAAGAAGATATAGATAGAAAATTAGAGGATAGACTAAATGCGCTTTATGATGCAGTAAGATTTTTGGGAGAAGAAGTGCAAGGGTTAAAGCTAAGAACAAAAATTAGATGTCATGCTAACTATCGTTGGATTTGTGTTACACCAAAAATTTATAATGATACTGAAACTCCTTGGGACagagtgaaatcacatttagatggTATTTggcataatgaaaacatttccttagATCTATTACAACTTCATCAGGAAATTCTTGATATAGAAAATGCTCCTCGGGCTAGTATGGATTTGGCAGAAAATGCTGAAGAGTTTGTTAacagtttgttttccaattttccttcGATAACCTCACTTTGGCATCTTTTTTCAGGGGTCGTGGCCATGCTTCTGGTATTAGCGCTTTTTGTGTGCATTACTCCTTGTATCATAAAGAAATTTGTCAAAGAGCTGTGGGACATCAAGGCTGTCCTACACAGTAATTATTTACGCCAAAAGAATCAGGCGtgccattttattaaataaaagaggGGGAGCTgcggggagcggcttgaaagagctgactctgggagctgccttgattgattgtcgagggtctgttcgcagacatagctctctgtcccgccacccctctgaaatttactatccaagttaactcctaacagaccattagtg comes from Cervus elaphus chromosome 1, mCerEla1.1, whole genome shotgun sequence and encodes:
- the LOC122702863 gene encoding endogenous retrovirus group K member 21 Env polyprotein-like gives rise to the protein MPKRRAGSRKGWYARQRRALEERMRQLTIQETVPLPTAQQIQALLQMACENASNPSPASPTSILISLLLLLNQISSMEASIFWAYVPDPPLLQPVGWEMSSVPVYVNDTILLGGFSDKHIFPQNASISYTGFSLQLPMCFFRNHNVSGCLTVTDAEYFGYDYDHDRRNWIVDIPSITKSTGYARRVNGTGPKDIPFCGLGVKGRYIAVPWKLCRDEIATVYSITNDTHSLWDWSPDSNRNPGGRQLAARIWNLGGTTVYQTEIWKLLAAFGTDGSLLQTGGKTKGVLSWRAYWWNETWRYPRACVPYPFMILVGSVTLSKNASLYHVHCFNCTLTNCIRGIRNNSGVLIVKQPPFVMLPVNLTEPWYEESGLELWNKVRTALARPRRGIGLIILGVVTLITLIASAVTASVSLAQSVHTAGIVDDLAKNTSKALGIQEDIDRKLEDRLNALYDAVRFLGEEVQGLKLRTKIRCHANYRWICVTPKIYNDTETPWDRVKSHLDGIWHNENISLDLLQLHQEILDIENAPRASMDLAENAEEFVNSLFSNFPSITSLWHLFSGVVAMLLVLALFVCITPCIIKKFVKELWDIKAVLHSNYLRQKNQACHFIK